The following proteins are co-located in the Castanea sativa cultivar Marrone di Chiusa Pesio chromosome 8, ASM4071231v1 genome:
- the LOC142608417 gene encoding splicing factor 3B subunit 6-like protein: MASISLRKGNTRLPPEVNRVLYVRNLPFNISSEEMYDIFGKYGAIRQIRVGTSKDTRGTAFVVYEDIYDAKTAVDHLSGFNVANRYLIVLYYQQAKMSKKFDHKKKEDEITKLQEKYGVSTKDK; the protein is encoded by the coding sequence ATGGCGAGCATAAGCCTTCGCAAGGGAAACACGCGGCTACCACCGGAGGTGAACCGCGTGCTCTACGTTCGGAACCTGCCGTTCAACATATCGAGCGAAGAGATGTACGACATATTCGGCAAGTACGGCGCCATTCGGCAGATCCGAGTCGGCACGAGCAAGGACACTCGCGGCACCGCCTTCGTCGTCTACGAGGACATCTACGACGCCAAGACCGCCGTCGATCACCTCTCCGGCTTCAACGTCGCCAACCGCTACCTCATCGTGCTGTACTACCAGCAAGCCAAGATGAGCAAGAAGTTCGATCACAAGAAGAAGGAGGACGAGATTACCAAGCTTCAGGAAAAGTATGGTGTCTCCACCAAAGATAAGTAG
- the LOC142607683 gene encoding uncharacterized protein LOC142607683: MSDRKEKNLWLSVPEFGGWDKKAPTSPNYSVVFSQARANRKHLKTDLSDLRSNLENERELINANNHHHHHHHQDDPVMRKKKILTYINCCIRP, translated from the exons ATGAGTGATCGGAAGGAG AAGAATCTCTGGTTGTCTGTTCCTGAATTTGGTGGATGGGATAAAAAGGCCCCAACTTCTCCCAACTATTCGGTGGTATTTTCTCAAGCTCGCGCGAATAGAAAGCATCTGAAGACAGACTTGAGTGACTTGAGATCAAACCTTGAAAATGAAAGAGAGctcattaatgctaataatcatcatcatcatcatcatcatcaggaTGATCCGGTTATG aggaaaaagaagattCTGACCTACATCAATTGCTGCATTAGGCCTTGA